One stretch of Miscanthus floridulus cultivar M001 chromosome 18, ASM1932011v1, whole genome shotgun sequence DNA includes these proteins:
- the LOC136522144 gene encoding coniferyl alcohol acyltransferase-like: MWPWYPCTYGILSFSEVRTLPIEASTHLLQSLEASKCLLPSPKFQPFLRVRFLAFMSPPPQQRPIPLSPRPQCSFLPAGMPAERVDVAVTSRTLVRASDPPRGFPAVLQPSNLDLILGSFHIYLIAVYPAPAAGFPAVVAAARAALPAFLSRFFPFAGRIVANADTGVPEIACDNAGAELVVAHAGVRLADVDFADADRSLGLIAVPFQQGLTLSLQLVRFACGGFALSWATNHLLVDGHGLTALPNAWAELLRTGGLSWEPHHEWASLFRPRDPPRYSPTLDAEFTRYAPGSLPNSLLTATLVRRNYVVSAADVDRLRAAASTPARRATRLEAVSAHVWKLLAAAAGGLGDARCRMAWLVDGRRRLDAARYDAGTVRRYLGNVVTYASREVDVEAVSSSPLADVAAMAGAAIAEVFRSERYEELVDWMEAHKRVFQEGGKWTEVVGTGTGSPALVVSSFVPFHVEGDFGFGRPRLVIPWIRPGRLGSAAITVARSPLEDGSWQITARLWPRLADAVDADPDAVLKPATAARLGFGAPDPADVMQHTTSRM; encoded by the coding sequence ATGTGGCCGTGGTACCCGTGCACGTATGGTATTCTTTCGTTCTCTGAAGTGCGAACGCTTCCCATCGAGGCATCGACTCATCTCCTTCAAAGCCTCGAAGCGTCCAAGTGCTTGCTCCCAAGTCCCAAGTTCCAACCATTTCTTCGCGTGCGCTTTCTTGCGTTCATGTCTCCACCGCCACAACAGAGGCCCATTCCCCTCTCTCCAAGACCACAGTGCTCGTTCCTGCCCGCCGGAATGCCGGCCGAGCGCGTCGACGTCGCGGTCACCTCACGGACGCTGGTGCGGGCGTCCGACCCGCCGCGGGGCTTTCCCGCGGTACTCCAGCCCTCCAACCTCGACCTCATCCTCGGCTCCTTCCACATCTACCTCATCGCCGTGTACCCCGCCCCGGCCGCGGGCTTCCCCGCCGTGGTGGCTGCCGCGCGGGCCGCCTTGCCCGCGTTCCTCTCCCGCTTCTTCCCCTTCGCCGGCCGCATCGTCGCCAACGCCGACACCGGCGTGCCCGAGATCGCCTGCGACAACGCCGGCGCGGAGCTCGTGGTGGCGCACGCTGGAGTGAGGCTCGCGGACGTCGACTTCGCCGACGCCGACCGCTCGCTGGGCCTCATCGCGGTGCCGTTCCAGCAGGGCCTCACGCTGTCGCTGCAGCTGGTCCGGTTCGCGTGCGGCGGGTTCGCGCTGTCGTGGGCGACCAACCACCTGCTCGTGGACGGCCACGGCCTGACGGCGCTGCCCAACGCCTGGGCGGAGCTACTCCGCACGGGCGGCCTCTCGTGGGAGCCTCACCACGAGTGGGCCTCGCTCTTCCGGCCGCGTGACCCGCCGCGGTACAGCCCGACGCTGGACGCCGAGTTCACGCGGTACGCGCCGGGGAGCCTCCCGAACTCGCTCCTGACGGCCACGCTCGTGCGCCGCAACTACGTGGTGTCCGCTGCGGACGTGGACCGGCTCCGCGCCGCGGCCAGCACCCCCGCGCGCCGCGCCACGCGGCTGGAGGCGGTGTCCGCGCACGTGTGGAAGCTGCTCGCCGCGGCCGCGGGCGGGCTCGGCGACGCGCGCTGCCGCATGGCGTGGCTCGTCGACGGCAGGCGGCGCCTGGACGCCGCCAGGTACGACGCGGGCACCGTGCGGCGCTACCTCGGCAACGTGGTGACGTACGCGTCGCGGGAGGTGGACGTGGAGGCCGTGTCGTCGTCCCCGCTGGCCGACGTGGCGGCGATGGCGGGCGCGGCCATCGCGGAGGTGTTCCGGTCGGAGCGGTACGAGGAGCTGGTGGACTGGATGGAGGCGCACAAGCGGGTGTTCCAGGAGGGCGGCAAGTGGACGGAGGTGGTGGGCACGGGCACGGGGAGCCCCGCGCTGGTGGTCTCGTCGTTCGTGCCGTTCCACGTGGAGGGGGACTTCGGGTTCGGGCGGCCGCGGCTGGTGATACCGTGGATTCGCCCGGGGCGGCTGGGTTCCGCGGCCATCACGGTGGCGCGGAGCCCGCTGGAGGACGGGTCGTGGCAGATCACCGCTAGGCTGTGGCCGCGGCTTGCCGACGCCGTGGACGCGGACCCGGACGCCGTGCTCAAGCCGGCCACCGCCGCGCGGCTCGGGTTCGGCGCGCCTGATCCGGCAGACGTGATGCAGCATACTACCAGTCGCATGTGA
- the LOC136522145 gene encoding uncharacterized protein, translating to MDPKPPDRSTSPTLPAPPRNPPPPRLTNASNQSPLHPHMDLVRSPEALQLSSRAAQSSSHQDEEQVTTQYNLLLKVPDPQGTARAIPIHVVRLELQQIAWGDSYKAVNEVLTNLFLATFANPVSMIFVVKRQPWIVRRHNLLIEIVDPQKNIPDGYRFQYMYVTAGNWRPSDLDQLSYSSILRDELFEAATAKINVTRKATDKVFVPISDTRTIIVFVHYTKIQTICNYCAGFFHNADDCHARNSTVLAPPNLSGEQRPTLFQLHDAWMTQLSDIPMDFVTRQITSVASDGAQLSTLLSKLRSTFAAPSSALGPGPSASQRLIQPDPPQQQLCNHSPVVTMVVAPPPELQEGTEAPNDDNKMEDRNAQPDQVADTGKVKQTALQLDYSRKEESTFWTRWRRFSAMALSNLMSGGWVWVLVSSTCSPSTRPTLQFKFKVAMMVELGLQLAMILLSVLPTTQAPAPASHGTVEAQVGAFAVPR from the coding sequence ATGGATCCTAAGCCACCTGATCGCTCCACCTCGCCCACTCTGCCAGCACCACCGCGCAATCCTCCTCCACCACGCCTGACAAATGCTTCGAACCAATCGCCGCTCCATCCTCACATGGATCTTGTGAGGTCCCCGGAGGCGCTCCAGCTCTCGTCACGTGCGGCGCAGAGCTCATCTCACCAGGATGAAGAACAGGTGACCACACAATACAACCTGCTGTTGAAGGTGCCGGACCCCCAGGGGACGGCAAGGGCGATCCCGATCCATGTAGTCAGGCTTGAGCTCCAGCAGATAGCTTGGGGAGATAGCTACAAAGCAGTCAACGAGGTactgacaaatctttttcttgcCACCTTTGCCAACCCTGTAAGCATGATTTTTGTTGTCAAGAGGCAGCCTTGGATTGTTCGTCGTCACAATCTGCTGATAGAAATAGTAGATCCACAGAAAAATATTCCTGATGGTTATCGCTTTCAGTACATGTATGTCACTGCAGGAAATTGGCGACCATCGGATTTGGATCAACTTAGTTACTCCTCCATCCTCCGTGATGAACTGTTTGAAGCGGCTACAGCAAAAATAAATGTCACTAGGAAAGCTACAGACAAGGTGTTTGTTCCAATCTCGGACACTAGAACTATTATAGTTTTCGTTCACTATACCAAAATTCAAACAATCTGCAATTACTGTGCTGGGTTTTTCCATAATGCTGATGACTGCCATGCAAGAAATAGCACTGTCTTGGCTCCTCCAAATCTTTCTGGAGAGCAGAGGCCGACTCTATTTCAGCTCCACGATGCTTGGATGACTCAACTCTCTGATATCCCAATGGATTTTGTCACCAGACAAATTACATCGGTTGCTTCTGATGGAGCCCAGCTGTCAACACTCCTCTCCAAGCTCCGATCGACGTTTGCTGCTCCCAGCTCTGCTCTTGGCCCGGGTCCTTCAGCCTCGCAGAGGCTCATCCAGCCTGATCCTCCTCAACAGCAGCTCTGCAATCACAGTCCAGTGGTCACTATGGTTGTTGCCCCGCCTCCTGAGCTCCAGGAGGGCACCGAGGCACCTAACGATGACAACAAGATGGAAGATCGCAATGCGCAGCCAGATCAGGTTGCAGATACAGGAAAGGTCAAACAAACTGCACTCCAACTCGACTACTCGAGGAAGGAAGAATCTACATTTTGGACTCGATGGCGGCGTTTCAGCGCCATGGCTCTGTCCAACCTGATGTCGGGTGGTTGGGTATGGGTGCTGGTTTCCAGCACCTGTTCCCCGTCCACTCGCCCCACACTACAGTTCAAGTTcaaggtggccatgatggtggagcTCGGCTTGCAGCTCGCGATGATCCTACTCAGCGTCTTACCCACTACACAGGCTCCGGCGCCAGCCTCACATGGAACTGTCGAGGCTCAGGTGGGAGCCTTCGCAGTTCCAAGATGA
- the LOC136522146 gene encoding uncharacterized protein: MSLSHRLPQAAAAVDPYYVYAPHPDPQRQGVLTLFVAGLPDDVKPREIHNLFSHRPAFDHCLLEYTGRGNQAVAFVTFFTPEAALSAMTSLNGTIFDPETGDRLHIELAKSTSRRPRGGGEVYRVIDKRANKTEGNADNENVGDEGDEEVWGEDEDGGNDDNGDGESDEPSGTENENSSDKNELSADQSDQPGHKKQNGQSLSNDGRDKSSNDIPPCSTLFIANLGHTCTEDELNEVLSKEPGFHVLKMRRHGGMPVAFADFTDIESSTAAMNSLQGTVLASSDSDGLHIEYARSKMRKS, translated from the exons ATGAGCCTCTCCCACCGCCTCCCCCAGGCCGCGGCGGCGGTGGACCCCTACTACGTGTATGCGCCGCACCCGGACCCGCAGCGGCAGGGCGTGCTCACGCTCTTCGTCGCGGGGCTCCCCGACGACGTGAAGCCCCGCGAGATCCACAACCTCTTCTCCCATCGCCCCGCTTTCGACCACTGCCTCCTCGAGTACACCGGCCGCGGCAACCAG GCGGTTGCTTTTGTGACGTTCTTCACCCCTGAGGCGGCCCTGTCGGCAATGACTTCCTTAAAT GGAACAATTTTTGATCCAGAGACTGGTGACCGTTTGCACATCGAGCTAGCTAAATCAACTTCACGCAGACCTCGTGGAG GTGGCGAAGTCTACCGAGTTATTGACAAACGGGCTAACAAAACAGAAGGAAATGCTGATAATGAGAATGTTGGTGATGAAGGTGATGAGGAAGTATGGGGGGAAGACGAGGATGGAGGCAATGATGATAATG GTGATGGAGAATCAGATGAGCCATCGGGCACAGAAAATGAAAATTCCAGTGATAAGAATGAATTGTCTGCGGATCAGAG TGATCAACCAGGGCACAAGAAGCAGAATgggcaatctctctcaaat GATGGACGAGATAAATCTTCGAATGATATACCACCTTGCTCTACTCTCTTTATTGCAAATTTGGGACACACATGCACAGAGGACGAACTAAATGAAGTTTTATCCAA GGAACCTGGGTTTCATGTCCTTAAAATGCGTCGCCATGGTGGAATGCCTGTAGCTTTTGCTGATTTTACG GATATTGAATCGTCTACAGCTGCTATGAACAGCCTCCAAGGCACTGTATTGGCTTCTTCTGATAGCGATGGATTGCACATTGA GTACGCAAGGTCAAAGATGAGGAAAAGCTAA
- the LOC136521366 gene encoding uncharacterized protein: protein MALAAIYNLFVINKSGGLIYYKDYGSAGRMDTNDTLRLASLWHSMHAISQQLSPTPGCTGIDLLQAHNFDLHCFQSLTGTKFFVVCETGAPNMEMLLKVIYELYTDFVLKNPFYEMEMPIRCELFDHNLAQVIQKDRVALLGR from the exons ATGGCACTAGCAGCTATCTATAACCTTTTCGTCATTAACAAATCTGGCGGCCTTATATACTACAAG GACTATGGTTCAGCAGGGAGGATGGATACCAATGACACTCTAAGATTAGCAAGTCTCTGGCATTCGATGCATGCTATCTCCCAGCAACTCTCCCCTACCCCAGGCTGTACTGGCATTGATCTCTTACAAGCTCATAACTTTGATCTCCATTGCTTTCAATCCCTCACAG GGACAAAATTTTTCGTTGTATGCGAAACTGGAGCTCCAAATATGGAAATGCTGCTGAAAGTGATTTATGAGCTGTACACGGACTTTGTTTTGAAGAATCCGTTCTATGAGATGGAGATGCCGATTCGGTGTGAGCTGTTTGATCACAATCTGGCTCAGGTGATCCAGAAGGACCGTGTTGCACTTCTGGGTCGGTGA